The DNA sequence TTAGTCCTATTCTTGCTGCCTAGAAGAAGATAACTAAGacttcgtttgtttttgcagacgagatgagatgaattgatattaaagttaaaagttaaataaaatattattaaaatatatctttattaatattatttttgttttagaatttaaaatagttgaattgtttattttttttgtgagaatttacaaaaaattgtaatgattagatgagatgagatgaattaaaatgagttaagattgGATACATAATCTGAATATCACTAAGCAAATATTAAACCTTCCTAAAATAAAACttcatttacatattttatgtaTCACTTTATACTGGGTATTTTGGTCATTTCACTTACTAAAATAATACGAAATAACTAAAATACCTtgtgttttagaaaaaaatttatttgatatgTCTATCTCCCTTCCACTCTAAGCTAAGCTTTAGAACTCGGAGAAGAACTCTAGGAGATCTGAATCCATAATTCCATACTCTTAACTATCAACGCGCGTGGTGGTTGCTTAAGTAGTGTATATCACGTTATAGAAAGATCAAACTGCTAAAGCCACATGAAGCGTCCAACTTATATGGCTTTAAAGAATACTAAAAGATGAACAATAgtgaccaaaaagaaaagaacaagcaAAAGAACATAAACAACTAAGGAAATCTGCAGGTGAACATCACTGTAACAGACAAGTAAGTACcttgaaaaaaaatctattcacgattcattttctcatcttcctctcatcatctcatgatgtgtcattagatgataggctaacaagtgaaatataataaataaattttaattatctaatacTATATCATGATATGATGACAGAATGATGagaattaagatgatgaattaCATTACTTGTGAGATTAAGATACCGCCAAAGTGAAAGGTTTGTGAAGTAATATACAAATAACGGCTCAAATATTACCATTAaataacaataaagaaaagataactAAAACTGTACACAAACAACTGCTCAAACATTttcactaaaaaacaaaaaacaaaaaacaaatgacATGTGCACTACAACCATGACACAACAGACAATCCAGTTCTCTTTGTTCTTAGTGCacaaatcatgtatatatattaaattactgCTCTGCATTTGAGAAGCCAACCACGCTCTCAAGTCTTTTTCAATACCATTTTAAATAGTTGGGGGGTTGAGAGAGACCACCTAATTTGGAGTCATCTCGTTTGGGTCATAAGGGGCCTTGAATATTGATAAGCCATTTATATacgagaaaagatatttgtaattgtgaattTTACAACCgccacgtaatcgttttgaaaaaagtgaataaaatataggacccacatgaaaaaaattaattttttaataatagatctcattcttttttaaagtaattacgCAGTATTTCATGGGCTTATTCAAACATTACCATATGTAATGTTCTTTTCATCTTGGCTGACCTACAATTCAGATACACTTGGGGCATCAAATGGACTTTCATTATTTCATGggcttatttcattttatatccaaGAAACACTATAAGGTCCACTTTATGTACAGTAAAGGGATTGTCATAACCCAAAACTGAAGTGTAGCTCAAATTAAGTAAACCCAATAATATCGAGCTCAAGCCTATATGGGCTAAGATTCCAAGTTATATTGGATCAATCTAAACCGAGAGTGTAATAGAAATTAGAtactattatttctctaaattcTGAAATTAGAAGAAGTTAATTTTATTCggtttatttaaagaaaaattatatttataattagtagGTGTGGATAACATACTTAGTAAAATGTTTGCATGCTACAAtttcatatgaaagagaaattttgaattttgaatcttatcaatcaaatcttatcatttaaatgatgtgaatGATGTACACTACACATCgacttgataatagaataaatcttaatttatttttttgatatctGAATAACTCTTATTTAAATGGGGTGGTAAAgatgtttaattttaattttgaaacatgcaaaattcagaatcagatcAGATTGACAATGGATAAAACccttttctctcaaccatttgaattttgatattaGAGTTTCAAATCATGATCTCTACaatgtattttccttttatcttaAGCAcgcacaaaaatattttatatacccTGCAACTTGATCATCCTTACCATTTTAGTTTCCATATTCCCTAAAAATCATATAGttacaaataattattaaataattttaaaatacagACACATGGCACATCCATCCTATCATTGGATGACgtgttattaaattttattatttatacataaaattttaatgccatatatatatagaaaaggaaaatgctacatgccccgcttgGGGCTGTagcaatttttttatgtgtttttttatatagatatttttaataattttaaatattttaaaaaataaaataaaaattataatattattaaaaaatattttcttaattatgaagtaaaataaaaattaatatttaataaatttttaattttttgattaaagaattattttttaatgatattttaaatttattttattttttaaaaatatttaaaagtgtaaaaaatatatatataaaaaataaattaaaaaaatacacatagaaaagtacatACTAAGCCCAACtggagcccccaacgggggctgtagcatgactattttaaatattttttaaaaaaatcataatattaataaaaaatactttcttaatcatgaagtaaaataaaaaattataaaaaatatttttttataattttttattttactttgtgattaagaaaatattttttaatatatatttttttacttttgattaagaaaatattttcttaatattattttaaatttattttatttttataaatattttaaaatattaaaaaatctatataaaaaattatttaaacaaaacatatattaaaTCATACTACAGGCCCTAGCGGGAGCTGTTGCACCACcctatagaaaaattctagGGAACGGCCCAATAAATTAGCCCCACGGGGCACCATGAGATGACGtacatgttttttctttcttctgacAGTGTAAAACatgtttctttccttttttttattttttgaatttttaaataaataaaaaatcaaatgcttTAGAATTAAACttgaataattgaataaaatttggaCGCACAATTGTTGTAAATCTCTTACTTTTTATGGTACAATTGAACTTGTATAATGGAATAAAATTTAGACAATGCTAGAGTGACTATAAAATATGCACACTAgtataaatgagttttttattttatttttttattattttttaataattttttaaacatccttaatcattaaaaaaaattaaaaaaatatataacttactaatagtcatttttttaactattaaacaaaacaaaataataaaaaatatgagtgaACACATTTGATAGACattatcattttctataaaattttgttaCGGCATTAACTTGTGCAATTGgcactattatatttttttctagattCATTGAGTTTCTTCACTTTATGGCTTAGTTCCTGAATAAATAAACGAGTCAAAGTCAGTAAAGGGGATAGTTCCTTCATTTATGGCTTAGTTCCTGATGGCTTAGTTCCAAAGaacctaattaaaattaaactaatatattttttaacctaACTAAAATGAAAGCACTAATAtatacattaaatatatatatatatatatatatataaggaataTCCTTTTTAGGTAAAAGTCCCAAGACCATTTAGACCAATTAAATAAAGCCCCCATCCATAGCATGTGACAAAATTCATAGCTCAGGCTTTTATTAAATCATCAACATTTTGCTCTCAAGTTCTTTTATTTGCAAGTCGGTGTGTACTAATAAtaaagtttaaagtttaaagttatttaaagtttaaatattcttCAATTTTGGCCAagtcaatgagaatgctctaacacCATCCACACCACTTGCATATATggtataagattcaaattttaaaattatctttcaaatcaaatactTATATCATATTGTTAGCTCAAGCTTTGCTTATTATAAGTATGTTATCCACACAttaaattttgatgatgtaAGGATTGCCCAACCTTGAGGTCATAAAAACATCACCGCCACTATAAACACCTTGGGCTTGGTAAACATTAACCTCCACATCACATGATGGTAGGTCTAAACTGACAACAGATATAATAGAGATTAATTCTGACGGTTAGTTCCAATAAATAATCAACACATAGAAGATAAGAAATTCTCCtaaaatacagaaaaaataacactgaataatattaattaatagtaaaattcaaaattattttatgaaacccACAAGTCGAACTTAAAtagttacaaaatttaaaattatgatgatttttttaaaaaatggaaaaatctaaattattgtttgagaaataaacatataaataaacaagaatcctACTAAAAATTTGGCCAAAATCGAAATGAGAATACTTCCAAAACTTGgaattaaatatttactaataaggcaaaattaagcataaatatataatttgatgataaataactaatattgccTTTAGTCCaaagaatatattaattaagcttctccttccatatttgtataaattcatCTTCTTAAAATAGTATTTCAATGCAATCAACGTAGAATTTAGATCTAGATACTTTGTATCAAATTGGGTTTGCATCTTAAACTTACAATATGCCTGCATGCAATAACCTTTTGTGCACGAGGACATGTCGACTGTGATCATGTGGCCAGATTTATAGGCCACAAGTAAGCTGggacatcatgatcatcagcGTATGTAGTATTAGAATCTAATTCAAAGATGACCTTTAATGATCATGAAAACAAATGTGCAAccgaagaaataaaaaaaaaagggaataaaAGAATCTCCAAAGAGTTCGGCATTATATGCCGGAGTACTTTTCATTTCGTCTGTCGCAGCCACGAAttagagggtttttttttttttcttgattataatagtaattaataattagaggATGGAAATGAAATGCAGTCAACTGTCAAGCAGGCCACTATGACTTTTGAtgagattttataattaattataaacaaaagtTTATGAGCTTATAATAAAGAGATCATCCCCACATGCGGATCCTTTTTAGATTTCATTAGCTGGGATATTCCTTTAACATtgatgtattatatgataatgcTTAATGTTACggtcattttataaatttaaatttataaatcgaTGTAcatttatgtaatatattaggccaggttttgtttggttcttaaactcatctcaattaattattataattttttttaaaatttcaatacaaaatataataaacaattcaactttttcaaatcttaaaataataataatattaaaaaaataatattataataatattttatcatctcaacttaattcaattcaacatctaaatacaatctaaatttattttataataaaaataattttataatatgacgtaCTATATTAAATtccatcaatttataaatttacatttatcaaataattttaatgaataaaatatttctctttcttttcttgtagCGCATCACCGGGATATATGTGTGGCTTTTACATGTTCAGTACGAAAGAATTGCTGTGGTTCACTCACTGTAATCTATCAATTTGACCCATTACATTTAGTACTGTAGGCTCTTCTTCATGTTGCGTTTGCATGACATGGTTCCACTTATTCCATTATCTCTAGATCTCTCCTGTAAACTCTATAAATATCGCCAGAGCTAAGGCTTCAGGCAATTCATATGCTTGCTTAGCATATACAAGTACTCCAGTCTCTAGGCAATTACCAGCTAATTAATTGCTTAATTAGCTGATTTGGTTCTCCCaatctctctcgctctctccaGCTCGTATAACCAGTTGTCTTTCAATCTCTCAGCCTGATCCATGGCCCAGAACAAAATTTTAATCTCCGCCtgctttttctttgttttgattttctcCCAAGAAACTCGGTTCATTGAGGGAAGGCGTTTGCTTGTAGGGAAGAATAACGAATTTCAAACGACGCTCCAAACTCATAATAAAATCCATGATGATCATGACATGACCACGAGTGACGCAATTACTCGTgaagcagtagtactactactgtcTCCTCCTACAGCACTAGCTGACGAAGGTGTGACGCCTCCCCCACCGCCTCCAGCTTATGCCATCAATGACTTCAGGCCAACAGCTCCAGGTCACAGCCCTGGTGCCGGGCATTCCATTCATCACTAGGCCTATTATTTCTTAGTCTTcctgcatttatatatatatgttgcatgcatgcagcatataTATTCTCAGTACTGATCACTGCGTGTGCAGGAAATGACTtcattatctatatttatatgtatcATTAATAATGGTGTTGTGCTTCGATTTGCCAATAAAGGATTTAAGGTTGTCGCTAGCTAGGGTTGAATTTTCTTCCTGTTTCTtgtccaaaaattaaaaacctgtatttttatagtttccgctctatttaaatattttgtaacttTGGTTCACAAGTGTCCATTATACGTACAATAAGGAGTTGTAATTTGTGGCTTTTCGTGATCAATTTGTTGGGTTTTCAATgaaatctagctagctagctaattatgCTATTCTTCTTGCCTTCTTTTTTAaaccttaattttcttttatcgaCACCCGACATCATGATCGATCAGCATGACAAAAGGTTGCACTTTGCCAGTGCACGTAAGTAGTAACCTGTGGaaattcctaattaattaataataaatatgagtaaatCAATGTTCGAATCGGGTTGATCTAATTTAGGCAGCCAAAGgtaattaaacaattaattaattgagcGTCCAAATGTTACGGCGGACTCGCGCGCGCCCACACACTAATTTCATGAGTACTACTCCTGATGAAGCTAGCTAGCAACCATAACCTGAACTTGATCAGAACCAGTACCTCAACGCACTTAACTAACACAGATCACCACGTACGGCATGCAGTCAGTAACTCGTCTTGGGCGCCTCTCATGATCATGTGCTTGCACGATAACGTCGTCCTCCACGATCGGCCATAAAATTTAGcatatttgcattaaaaaatGACAGCGTCATGTATGAATACTACAGATCTAGATCAAATGTGCATGACcaagtatacatatatatgtgtgtgtgtggccgGCAGCCTTGTTTTGGCCGAGAGATCGAGTATCTCATGATAATTCGCCCCTGTTCCGGCGCCAGTAGTACTCATGTATCTAGAAGTAGTATTAAGTTGTGTGTACGTACGTGACTCTTTTCTGGCTAATTATATCAGAAGGGTACCTCACTTCACCATGCATGCCGCATTAACGTAGCTAGGTGCAtgtagtaataataataatattgcttAGAGTGTTTGATGAAAACCACCACACTTGCAAAGTGGTAAGTATATTCTATTTATAACCATTTACAATATACAAATCAAATAATCATAAAGACTGATTACAAAATATATGGCAAGTAGGAGGAAATTGATACAATGAAATATTCCTAGAATTAAGCCTAGAATTAAGAGTCAAATATGCACATATGGTAAGCATATGATAAGCCGTAGACTAAGGCTGTGTATCTTCAACACCCCCTGCAAGCTGAGCGTCAGATTTGAATGGACGTGAAGCTTGGATCGAAAGAATTCAAAAAGACAACGAGAGACActtttggtgaagatgtcagcAACCTGTAAGTGAGACGGGACATACTGCGTGCGAAGTTTTCCAGCAACAACAAGTTCCCGAAGAAAATGATAGTCTAACTCAACATGCTTAGCCCGCTTGTGAGAAACGGGAttggaacttaaaaaaattgcactTTTGTTGTCATATAAGAGAAGAGGCTGCTGCTGAAGTGGAACCTTGAGATCGTGAAGAAGATGTGTAAGCCAAAGAAGTTCGGCTGAAGCCATTGCAAGGGCATGATACTCAGATTCACAGCTGGAGCGTGAGACAGTCGGTTGCTTCTTGGCActccaagaaaccaaattgTTGCCAAGATAAATAGAGTAGCCTGAGGTGGAACGACGAGTATCTGGACATCCTGCCCAATCGGCATCCGAGTAAGCTACTAGAGTACTAGGAGCAGTAGACGGACGGAATGTAAGACCAAAGTGAAGTGTACCCTTGACATAGCGAAGAATACGCTTGACAGCAAGGAAGTGATCTGCAGTGGGGGCGTGCAGAAATTGGCTGACAGAATTGACAGCATGGGCAATATCTGGACGCGTGATGGTCAAGTATTGAAGGGCACCAACAAGAGAGCGGTAGAGAGTAGGATCCGAAAAAGGAGGACCATCAGCAGAAAGGTGTTGAGAAACAACCATGGGGGTGTGAACAGGTTTGCTGTCAAGTAACTGAGCTCGAGTGAGGATGTCCCGTGCATATTTCAACTGACTGAGAAATAGACCATCAGCAGTGGGTGAAgcttcaagaccaagaaagtaGCTAAGAGAACCCAAATCTTTGGTGGCGAACTCAGAATGAAGCTTACGAGTAAAGCTGTCAAGAAGAGACGAGTTGTTGCcagtaataataatatcatcaacataaagaagtAAATAGATAATGCCAGACTGCTGAtgaaagacaaagagagaggtGTCAGCACGACTGCAAGAAAAACCAAGTGTAAGTAGGAAAGAGCTGAATCGCTGAAACCAGGCACGAGGAGCTTGCTTTAGGCCATAGAGAGCTTTCTTCAAGTGACAGACATGATGAGGAAAGCGAGGATCAATATACCCAGGCGGCTGCTCCATATAAACATGTTCAGTAAGGGTGCCATTGAGGAAGGCGTTCTTGACGTCAAGTTGCCGAAGAGGCCATTTGTTGGTCACAGCAAGAGAAAGCACAACACGGACAGTGGTAGCCTTGATAACAGGACTAAAAGTGTCAGTGTAGTCGAGACCAGGTACCTGTGTATAGCCTTTGGCAACAAGGCGAGTTTTGAGACGCTCGATGGATCCATCAGGTAGATATTTGGTCCGAAATACCCATTTGGAACCGACAATGTTGGTGTTGGGAGGGCGAGGAACCAAAACCCAAGTGCGATTTTGTTGCAAAGCTTGTACTTCTTCATCCATGGCTGCAAGCCAGGCAGGATTCTTGGCAGCAGATTTGAATCATTTGGGCTCAGTAGAGGCAAGAAGAGCAGGAAGAAGTCCAGAGGATCCCAAAACACCAAGATTCGCCGGATGCCGAGTCTTGAAAATTCCAGCTTTAGCTCGTGTGAGCATAGGATGAGAAGCCAATGGAAATGCTGGAGTAGAAAGGCCTGCAATGGTCTCAGTAGTGGTCTCAATGGAAGGCGGACGGGAAGCCGGGTGCGGCGAGGAGGGACCTGCAAAGGAATCAACAGCCTGCACAGACTCATCCACAGGGTCAGTACAAAGATCACACGGGGAAGGGCTGGATTGGGGAACGTGCTGGGAACTGGGCGTGGTGGAAGATGAGGGTAAGTCGGTATGAAAGAGACATGGTTCCAAGAAATTGGAAATATGGAGAGAGGATAGGGGTTGGGCTTGGGAGTTGTCAAGGGAAGGGAAGTGAGTTTCATCAAATTGAGCGTGTCGGGTGATATATAGCCTAGTGGTGATGGGATCAAGGCAACGAAACCCTTTATAAGAGGGACTGTAACCTAAGAAAATGCAAGGAATACTGCGAGGGGAAAGTTTATTAGGCATATAATCACGTAAACAAAGATAAACACGACAACCAAAGGGatgaaaattctcataatttggaGAAGAGCCATAGAGAAGTTCAAAAGGTGACTTACCTCCAAGAAGCGGTGTGGGCAACCGGTTTATGATGTAAGCTGCAGTGCTGAAGGCTTCAACCCAGAAGCGAGGGGAAAGGTGAGAGTGGAATAGAAGAGCCAAGCCAGTCTCTGTCACATGGCGATGTTTTCTTTCAGCGCGACCATTTTGGGCAGGTGTATATGGACAAGAAAGTTTATGGTGGATGCCACAGTTACGTAGGTGAGCTTTGAAACAGTTGCTAGTAAATTCGGCACCACCATCGCTTTGGAAGATCTTGATACGAGCTGAATGTTGATTTTctacaaatttttgaaattgagtgaaaatatcaaaaaaatcagatttaaattttaaaggatAGAGCCAAGTGAACCGAGAATAATCGTCAATGAAAAGAACATAGTAACCAAAACCCAAAGTGGATTTGACGGGAGAAggaccccaaatgtcacaatgaaTAAGATCTAACACATGAGACGAGCGATGTTCATTTCGAGAATAAGGCAAACGGTGATTTTTCGCAAGTTGACATGTACCACACAAAGTGGGAGATGGCAATAAAGATGTAAGATAAAGATgcccttttttatttaaaaaagaaatgatagaatgGTTCACATGTCCAAGGCGAGCATGCCATAAATCATATGAAGCATGTAAGGATTTATTCTTAAGGACAGAAATAAAAGTAGAATGTCCGCGCTCCAGCACATATAGGCCTCCATCTCTTTTACCGGTCGCAACCACCCTTCCCGTTTGACGATTCTGGACAGTAAAAGAATTATTAGTAAATGTAACGGAGAGAGGAAAATCAGACGTTAATTTACTAATTGAAAGAAGATTTTTAGTAAGATGAGGGACAGCTAAAACATCTAATAAATGAATATTTGGAACAGGAGAAAGAGTACCAGTATAGGTAATGGGTAGAGATGCACCGTTTCCAACAATCACAGAGTCCTTACCCGTGTAATTAGTGTACTGATCCAAAGTAGATGGATCGGTGGTCATATGGGCCGAAGCCCCAGTGTCCAAATACCAGTCAGATGCTTCGGGTCCAGAGAGAGAACAGGAAGTGTTGAAGGCTTCGGCAAGGTGAGCGGAGGAATCATTTCGTGCATACTGTTGGTGGCATCGATCAGCATAGTGACCCTCCGTGCGGCAGATTTGGCACCGAGGCGGGCGACGTCCCTGCCTAGAGGTGGAGCGCCCACGGTTGGAAGAGTTGCTGCCGTGATTTCTGGAGCGACCCCGCTGGTTGCTTCGATTTGAAGAGGGATGACCATGGTGATTTGAGCGGCCATGGTTAGTGGCGGTGAACGCCGCACTAGTGGTGGCAGAGGGCTCAAGGGACCGCTGGAATATCTCAAAGCTTTCGGCTTTAGAGACTAAATCTGCAAAATAGGGGAGCAGGGTGAGAGCCATCTGCGCTGTAGAGAAGCTTGAGAAATCGGAGCTGAGGCCGCGGAGGAACCAGTGGACTTTGTCAGTGTCGTCGACGGACCGTCCGATTGCATGAAGCTGGTCACACAGGGCCTTGAAGGCACGGGCG is a window from the Juglans regia cultivar Chandler chromosome 7, Walnut 2.0, whole genome shotgun sequence genome containing:
- the LOC118349036 gene encoding precursor of CEP3-like, translating into MAQNKILISACFFFVLIFSQETRFIEGRRLLVGKNNEFQTTLQTHNKIHDDHDMTTSDAITREAVVLLLSPPTALADEGVTPPPPPPAYAINDFRPTAPGHSPGAGHSIHH